Proteins encoded within one genomic window of Oryza glaberrima chromosome 12, OglaRS2, whole genome shotgun sequence:
- the LOC127757006 gene encoding uncharacterized protein LOC127757006: protein MAAGERWATSSRPRAMVAGGGMHGRRRAFGGGGGGRGSVPGFGRPAAKSEAPALNLADGGTTTTASAAEPDNREAVAFACRLARNDGAIRLIVIPTTSVVDHIGIYGNDGGGGEEEVLSIVVHDDDPDNSRGLVPGDNLTVCGRGFVVGYGESEAANPPLQPSIS, encoded by the coding sequence ATGGCCGCGGGCGAACGGTGGGCAACGTCAAGCAGACCGCGGGcgatggtggccggcggcggcatgcatggacgacgacgggccttcggcggcggtggtggaggacgtGGATCCGTGCCCGGATTTGGCCGTCCCGCGGCCAAATCCGAAGCTCCCGCGTTGAATCTTGCCGATGGCGGCACAACAACaacagcgtcggcggcggagcctGACAATCGGGAGGCGGTGGCGTTCGCGTGCCGCCTCGCTAGGAACGACGGCGCCATTAGACTGATTGTCATCCCAACGACGAGCGTCGTCGATCACATTGGCATCTACGGCaatgatggcggtggcggcgaggaggaggtgctgtCCATCGTGGTCcacgacgacgaccctgacaacAGTCGTGGCCTCGTCCCTGGGGACAACCTCACCGTCTGCGGCCGCGGCTTCGTCGTCGGCTACGGCGAATCCGAGGCGGCAAATCCGCCCCTACAACCATCCATCTCTTGA